A stretch of Microbacterium sp. LWH3-1.2 DNA encodes these proteins:
- a CDS encoding sugar ABC transporter ATP-binding protein — protein MDLDLAPGTVTALLGENGAGKSTFVRIIAGDYQPDGGTIRLDGVEERYSVAGARKRGIRLISQEISDAPTLTVAENVVLGAWPTSTGFVNRKAMRSEARQALHALGADDLDLDAIQTSLRLGERQIVEVARAIRGQSKLVIFDEPTAALSDAEAKQLYRVIATLTERGVAVLYITHRLDEVFAIADRVCVLRDGVMAMQTLVAETNAPAVVEAMVGHKVERARGAVRDFTSEAAALQAADLTGPGYSGVSFTAHRGQILGLYGKVGAGVIEVAEALFGTRPIDTGTVALDGAELSLTGPADAIRHGIGYLPPDRARDGAFLILSVAENLTAPSWRRLATAHAFMTRSIDALAYRRWHKPLGVRSTGDPKQNLGTLSGGNQQKVLLGRWLEAGSRVLILSEPTRGVDVGAREEIYAVLRELAGNGTTIIIATSDYEDIVGVADTALVMVRGEIVAHIPHQEITVNSLTEAAGGAIHV, from the coding sequence GTGGATCTCGACCTGGCGCCCGGCACCGTCACGGCGCTGCTGGGCGAGAATGGCGCCGGCAAGTCCACCTTCGTCCGCATCATCGCGGGCGACTACCAGCCCGACGGCGGCACCATCCGCCTCGATGGGGTCGAAGAGCGCTACTCCGTCGCAGGCGCCCGCAAACGCGGCATCCGCCTGATCTCCCAGGAGATCAGTGACGCACCCACCCTCACTGTGGCCGAGAACGTCGTGCTCGGAGCGTGGCCGACCAGCACAGGCTTCGTGAACCGCAAGGCCATGCGAAGCGAAGCCCGACAGGCGCTGCATGCCCTGGGCGCCGACGACCTGGATCTCGACGCGATTCAAACCTCACTGCGGCTGGGTGAGCGGCAGATCGTGGAGGTCGCCCGCGCGATCCGCGGGCAGAGCAAGCTGGTCATTTTCGACGAACCGACCGCGGCGCTCTCGGACGCCGAGGCGAAACAGCTTTACCGGGTTATCGCCACGCTCACTGAGCGCGGCGTCGCCGTGCTGTACATCACCCACCGGCTCGACGAGGTCTTTGCGATCGCCGACCGCGTCTGCGTCCTGCGCGACGGGGTGATGGCCATGCAGACGCTGGTCGCTGAGACCAACGCGCCCGCCGTGGTCGAAGCCATGGTCGGCCACAAAGTCGAGCGCGCCCGCGGCGCCGTGCGCGACTTCACGAGCGAAGCCGCTGCCCTGCAAGCGGCGGACCTGACCGGCCCCGGATACAGCGGCGTGAGCTTCACCGCCCACCGCGGCCAGATCCTCGGCCTCTATGGCAAGGTCGGCGCGGGCGTTATCGAAGTCGCCGAAGCACTCTTCGGAACGCGACCTATCGACACGGGCACCGTCGCCCTCGACGGCGCGGAACTGTCCCTGACCGGTCCGGCCGACGCCATTAGGCACGGCATCGGCTATCTTCCCCCCGACCGCGCGCGGGACGGGGCGTTCCTCATCCTGTCCGTTGCGGAGAACCTCACCGCACCCAGTTGGCGACGTCTGGCCACCGCGCATGCATTCATGACACGCAGCATCGATGCGCTCGCCTACCGGCGCTGGCACAAGCCTCTCGGGGTGAGATCCACCGGCGACCCCAAGCAGAATCTGGGGACGTTGTCCGGCGGCAACCAGCAGAAAGTTCTCCTGGGTCGGTGGCTGGAAGCCGGCTCACGGGTGCTCATCCTCAGTGAGCCCACCCGTGGTGTCGATGTCGGAGCCCGCGAAGAGATCTACGCGGTGCTGCGCGAACTTGCCGGCAACGGCACCACCATCATCATCGCCACATCCGATTATGAGGACATCGTGGGTGTTGCGGACACTGCGCTCGTCATGGTGCGCGGCGAGATCGTCGCACACATTCCTCACCAAGAAATCACCGTCAATTCCTTGACCGAGGCCGCCGGAGGCGCCATCCATGTCTGA
- a CDS encoding ABC transporter permease yields the protein MSDTLTAPSLTPTPTRNRLRLPETLALIIFLLAEVIFFSVASKYFLSWDNFVNIFSAVAVTGILAAGATILLIGGQFDLSIGSGVAWVGLMFALTNPILGTPAALLISFGSGLLIGVINGFLVTVVGVNALITTLGTMAIFRGLTISIGQGQSIGVTGFDWALIRPFLGIPLPVILFVLVAIVVALLLRNTVYGRSIYAIGANPSAARLVGLGSKRNIFIAFLISGLCMALAGLTSVSQLGATSGTTGLGMELAAITAVILGGTSLTGGVGSMSGTVLGLLIVAVLGNGMTLLNINSSWQQVATGILLILAVSFDRLRQRLLRSR from the coding sequence ATGTCTGACACACTCACCGCGCCCAGCCTCACCCCCACTCCCACCCGCAACAGGCTGCGACTTCCGGAGACGCTGGCGCTGATCATCTTCCTGCTCGCCGAAGTCATCTTCTTCTCCGTCGCCTCCAAGTACTTCCTCAGCTGGGACAACTTCGTCAACATCTTCTCCGCCGTCGCCGTCACGGGAATCCTGGCTGCAGGCGCCACCATCCTGCTGATCGGCGGCCAGTTCGACCTGTCCATCGGCTCCGGTGTCGCCTGGGTCGGCCTGATGTTCGCCTTGACGAATCCGATCCTCGGTACCCCGGCGGCGCTGCTCATCTCCTTCGGTAGCGGACTCCTGATCGGTGTCATCAACGGGTTCCTGGTCACCGTCGTCGGAGTCAATGCGCTGATCACCACCCTCGGGACGATGGCCATTTTCCGCGGACTCACCATCTCCATCGGTCAAGGTCAGAGCATCGGCGTCACCGGTTTCGACTGGGCACTCATCCGCCCGTTCCTGGGCATTCCCCTTCCCGTGATCCTTTTCGTCCTCGTCGCCATCGTCGTCGCACTGCTGCTGCGCAACACGGTCTATGGGCGCAGCATCTACGCCATCGGCGCGAACCCGTCCGCTGCACGACTGGTCGGACTGGGAAGCAAGCGGAACATCTTCATCGCCTTCCTCATTTCCGGACTCTGCATGGCCCTGGCCGGGCTGACCAGCGTGTCCCAACTCGGCGCCACCTCCGGGACCACCGGTCTCGGCATGGAACTGGCCGCGATCACCGCCGTCATCCTCGGCGGAACCAGCCTCACCGGCGGCGTCGGCTCGATGAGCGGCACGGTCCTCGGCCTGCTGATCGTCGCGGTCCTGGGCAACGGCATGACCCTGCTGAACATCAACTCGTCGTGGCAGCAGGTAGCCACGGGCATTCTGCTGATCCTCGCAGTGTCGTTCGACCGCCTCCGTCAGCGTCTGCTTCGCTCGCGATGA
- a CDS encoding alpha/beta hydrolase has translation MSQRDSPRIRPVSLDPELAAALTRRFNVRRRPDETPEAVERRRRREWHHERREGAEPLGVEAIIGGVRCRLYEPSTPAGATLMWLHGGGWLYGEPEGDEMMLQRIADEGDLRVVAPDYRLAPEHPFPAAADDAHNVYRELSATEQVIVAGASAGATLAAGLCLRLRDEGDPLPLCQLLICPALDNEATDDDAGPLRREDMNMFWSAYLQARGRKPSIYAVPAHAGTLAGLPPAYVFTTSGDPLRLEGWRYAERLAADGVEVTAQFLPGGYHGFEYEVPDSAIARRAVGQWIEVLRRVATTHQRTEENKELA, from the coding sequence ATGAGCCAGCGCGACTCGCCTCGTATCCGACCCGTCAGCCTCGACCCCGAGCTCGCCGCCGCACTCACCCGGCGGTTCAACGTCCGCCGGCGTCCCGACGAAACACCAGAAGCCGTCGAACGCCGCCGTCGCCGGGAATGGCACCACGAACGGCGTGAAGGAGCGGAGCCCCTCGGAGTCGAGGCGATCATCGGCGGGGTGCGTTGCCGCCTCTACGAACCGTCCACCCCGGCTGGCGCGACCCTGATGTGGCTTCACGGTGGAGGGTGGCTGTATGGGGAGCCGGAGGGCGACGAAATGATGCTGCAACGCATCGCGGATGAAGGTGACCTCAGAGTTGTCGCGCCGGACTACCGGCTCGCACCCGAGCACCCGTTCCCCGCCGCAGCCGATGACGCACACAACGTCTATCGCGAGCTCAGCGCCACAGAGCAGGTCATCGTCGCCGGCGCCAGCGCAGGCGCGACCCTCGCCGCTGGACTGTGTCTCCGCCTGCGTGACGAAGGCGACCCACTGCCCCTCTGCCAGCTCCTGATCTGCCCCGCACTGGACAACGAGGCCACCGACGACGACGCGGGGCCGCTGCGCCGCGAAGACATGAACATGTTCTGGTCCGCGTACCTGCAGGCGCGAGGGCGGAAACCCAGCATCTACGCCGTGCCAGCCCATGCCGGCACGCTCGCCGGGCTCCCGCCGGCCTACGTCTTCACCACCTCCGGTGACCCGTTGCGACTGGAAGGATGGCGGTACGCCGAACGTCTCGCCGCCGACGGTGTCGAAGTCACCGCGCAGTTCCTCCCCGGCGGATACCACGGGTTCGAATACGAGGTACCGGATTCGGCGATCGCGCGGCGAGCAGTCGGGCAGTGGATCGAGGTGCTGCGTCGCGTCGCGACCACACATCAGCGCACCGAAGAGAACAAGGAGCTCGCATGA
- a CDS encoding L-rhamnose mutarotase, which translates to MSDVADASTPQRVCFLMQVKSERVAEYLTVHEDIWPDMLEALRETGWTNFSLFLRRRDGLVVGYVETADYALATSAMARREVNTRWQRTMAEYFVEGRPDEDVDVLEEYFHLP; encoded by the coding sequence ATGAGCGACGTCGCCGATGCTTCAACGCCGCAGCGGGTCTGTTTCCTCATGCAAGTCAAATCCGAGCGCGTGGCGGAGTACCTCACGGTGCATGAGGACATCTGGCCGGACATGCTGGAAGCTCTTCGTGAGACCGGGTGGACGAATTTCTCCCTCTTCCTGCGGCGGCGTGATGGGCTCGTCGTCGGCTACGTCGAGACAGCGGACTACGCCCTGGCGACTTCCGCGATGGCACGCAGAGAAGTGAACACCCGCTGGCAGCGAACGATGGCCGAGTACTTCGTCGAGGGCCGCCCCGACGAAGACGTCGACGTTCTCGAGGAATACTTCCACCTGCCGTAA
- a CDS encoding alpha/beta hydrolase has protein sequence MTNDAAPVMVEWFGAGGWTPIPDLVDVLEKDPAAYDARPGARPAEDKALLAKAGVTVTDLTIPGDVPVQARLYRPAEPHVSAAVVWVHGGGFIFYSLDGPEAHHISSVLAAGGIAVLSLDYRKAIGGVHYPAPSDDILTGWLWATQNLDRLGIEQVEELHLAGASAGGNLAAGVAKRLRDGAGPLPASVALAYPFIGPNAQPVENPPTEAFPDWWLEQMAQNYVGDTALLTDPYAFPLNGTVAGLPPTFLVLSDIDTIRPSGEAYAAALESAGVETHVHVEPGTTHGQLDRPGTRGAEETIAAIQDWLLREN, from the coding sequence ATGACGAACGACGCCGCGCCCGTGATGGTCGAATGGTTCGGAGCCGGTGGATGGACGCCCATCCCCGACCTCGTCGACGTTCTCGAGAAGGACCCAGCTGCATACGACGCACGGCCAGGGGCGAGGCCCGCTGAAGACAAAGCCCTCCTGGCGAAGGCAGGTGTCACCGTCACCGACCTCACGATCCCCGGCGACGTGCCCGTGCAAGCACGGCTCTACCGCCCCGCGGAGCCTCACGTATCCGCCGCGGTCGTCTGGGTTCACGGCGGCGGCTTCATCTTCTACTCACTCGACGGCCCCGAAGCGCACCACATCAGCTCCGTGCTAGCCGCCGGCGGCATCGCCGTTCTCTCGCTGGACTATCGGAAGGCGATCGGCGGCGTCCACTACCCCGCACCCTCCGACGACATCCTCACCGGTTGGCTCTGGGCGACACAGAACCTGGACCGGCTGGGAATTGAACAGGTGGAAGAGCTCCATCTCGCCGGCGCCAGCGCCGGCGGTAACCTCGCAGCCGGTGTCGCGAAGCGCTTGCGAGACGGAGCCGGACCCCTTCCCGCATCAGTCGCGCTCGCTTACCCCTTCATCGGACCAAACGCTCAACCCGTCGAGAACCCACCAACCGAAGCATTCCCGGACTGGTGGCTCGAACAAATGGCTCAGAACTACGTCGGAGACACCGCCCTCCTAACTGACCCCTACGCCTTCCCACTGAATGGAACCGTCGCGGGGCTACCACCCACATTCCTCGTCCTGTCCGACATCGACACGATCCGCCCCTCCGGTGAGGCCTACGCGGCAGCACTGGAAAGCGCAGGCGTCGAGACACATGTGCACGTGGAACCAGGCACAACACACGGCCAACTCGATCGACCCGGCACGCGCGGCGCAGAAGAAACGATCGCGGCGATTCAGGACTGGCTGCTTCGCGAGAACTAG
- a CDS encoding alpha/beta hydrolase family protein — MRADAWVAGVTGFALAIVAGAATLGFVIARKLTAPPSGRDYNLKIQDIVQHEDHTAVVLDRTSATAAPGIYNLWLEDGGWVRLGPVVAQDAGTVTRLVESAEPEDALRLGRRASWSGIYYRDPADAGLHAEDVIVETPVGPAPAWLIRPTSNATNAWAVHIHGLSSPRAGTLRGVQVAADVGLTSLVVTYRNDREGPTAGSGRSTLGATETDDVRAAVRFAIARGAERIVLFGWSMGGAIALQVAADLEFEGIINRLILDSPVLDWYATIEANCARAGLPPHVGRLTRPWLQWSALVRVVGLESALALDSYDWITRAKELSVPTLILHGTDDTSSPTAAARRLAQLRPDIVELETFRADHALGWNTDPTRWGRLTGAWLAGPLRES, encoded by the coding sequence TTGAGGGCCGACGCGTGGGTCGCCGGCGTCACCGGGTTCGCTCTTGCCATCGTTGCCGGAGCCGCGACTCTCGGGTTCGTGATCGCGCGCAAGCTCACGGCACCTCCGTCAGGGAGGGACTACAACCTCAAGATCCAGGACATCGTGCAGCACGAGGATCACACCGCGGTGGTTCTCGACCGCACGTCAGCGACGGCGGCGCCGGGCATCTACAACCTGTGGCTTGAGGATGGAGGGTGGGTTCGGCTCGGGCCGGTCGTCGCCCAGGACGCCGGAACGGTGACGCGGCTGGTGGAGTCAGCCGAACCAGAGGACGCGCTCCGACTTGGCCGCCGCGCGTCGTGGAGCGGCATCTACTACCGCGATCCGGCGGATGCCGGTCTCCACGCGGAGGACGTCATCGTGGAGACACCTGTCGGACCTGCGCCAGCCTGGCTGATCCGTCCTACCTCCAACGCGACCAACGCCTGGGCCGTCCACATCCACGGCCTCTCCAGCCCTCGCGCCGGCACGCTTCGCGGCGTGCAAGTCGCCGCTGACGTGGGACTTACCTCGCTCGTCGTCACCTACCGCAACGACCGCGAGGGCCCCACCGCGGGATCGGGGCGCTCAACACTCGGTGCCACCGAGACCGACGACGTTCGCGCTGCGGTGAGGTTCGCGATCGCGCGTGGCGCCGAACGAATCGTCCTGTTCGGGTGGTCGATGGGGGGCGCAATCGCGCTGCAGGTGGCCGCCGATCTCGAGTTCGAGGGCATCATCAATCGGCTCATCCTCGACTCTCCGGTGCTCGATTGGTACGCAACGATTGAAGCGAACTGCGCCCGCGCCGGCTTGCCACCTCACGTGGGTAGGCTTACTCGCCCGTGGCTGCAGTGGAGTGCGCTCGTACGAGTCGTCGGGCTAGAGTCGGCCCTGGCCCTGGACAGCTATGACTGGATCACGCGTGCCAAGGAGCTGTCCGTTCCGACGCTGATCCTCCACGGGACTGACGACACTTCATCGCCGACGGCTGCGGCCCGTCGACTCGCGCAGCTCCGCCCCGACATAGTCGAACTCGAGACATTCCGCGCTGATCACGCCTTGGGGTGGAACACGGATCCCACGCGGTGGGGGCGCCTGACCGGCGCGTGGCTCGCCGGGCCGCTCCGAGAGTCCTAG
- a CDS encoding DUF6545 domain-containing protein, with protein sequence MSLLDAACFNASDPETRLHRRVVEIRDAVVDSRVPFEMSDAERVVVEAVEKHLLGRGASADAPSAGATTRGTR encoded by the coding sequence ATGAGCCTGCTGGACGCGGCCTGCTTCAACGCTTCGGATCCGGAGACGCGGCTCCACCGGCGAGTCGTCGAGATCCGAGACGCCGTCGTCGACTCGCGTGTTCCGTTCGAGATGAGCGATGCTGAGCGTGTGGTGGTTGAGGCAGTTGAGAAGCACCTGCTCGGGCGCGGCGCCAGCGCGGATGCGCCGAGTGCGGGTGCCACGACGAGGGGCACGCGTTGA
- a CDS encoding LLM class flavin-dependent oxidoreductase, whose product MNRKRLIFNAFTMNVVSHVYHGTWRNPETTQVHLNDLDTWVELARIAEAGKFDALFFADVIGIDPAFDGSWDAYIREGLQIPCNDPAVLCAALLASTTNLGLTFTSSILSEHPFSFARKVSTLDHLSKGRIGWNIVTSVSHNAAQNYGLDEIVAHDRRYEWAEEYMDVVYKLWEGSWDEGAVLADREGGVYADRDQIHRIHHQGENYRVMGPHLVSPSPQRTPVLYQAGASGRGRDFAARHAEGTFVVFPSVEGARRGIADQRALAVTNGRRADDLKFIQGMSFVIGSTEEEAQRKAAEIDEWVSYEGLAAHISRDMGIDLAKYDPTMPIEQTDAVGIQGYARVFEDANPGRKATVADVAGALSYNLRMVGTPESIADRLEEWQDAGIDGINVIAQYFPGSYREFVEHVIPVLQERGLAQREYEPGTLRERLFPDTDGRLPDRHPAAAYRGAFEPEEVLSTHGTGAGWH is encoded by the coding sequence ATGAATCGCAAGCGTCTTATCTTCAACGCATTCACCATGAATGTGGTGTCGCACGTCTACCACGGGACCTGGCGCAACCCTGAGACCACCCAGGTTCATCTGAATGATCTCGACACGTGGGTCGAGCTTGCCCGGATCGCCGAAGCGGGCAAGTTCGATGCGCTCTTCTTCGCCGACGTAATCGGGATCGACCCTGCCTTCGACGGAAGCTGGGACGCCTACATCCGCGAGGGACTGCAGATTCCTTGCAACGATCCCGCAGTGCTGTGCGCTGCGCTTCTCGCGTCCACGACGAACCTCGGGCTCACCTTCACCAGCTCGATCCTCAGCGAGCATCCGTTCAGCTTCGCACGCAAGGTCTCTACACTCGATCACCTCAGTAAGGGACGCATCGGCTGGAACATCGTCACGAGCGTGTCGCACAACGCGGCTCAGAACTACGGACTCGACGAGATCGTCGCGCACGACCGACGATACGAGTGGGCCGAGGAGTACATGGACGTCGTGTACAAACTCTGGGAAGGATCGTGGGACGAGGGCGCGGTGCTCGCCGATCGGGAGGGCGGGGTCTACGCCGATAGAGACCAGATTCACCGCATTCACCATCAGGGCGAGAACTATCGAGTTATGGGGCCGCATCTCGTCTCGCCCTCACCCCAGCGAACGCCCGTACTGTACCAGGCCGGCGCGTCCGGCCGTGGAAGAGACTTCGCCGCCCGACACGCCGAAGGAACGTTCGTCGTCTTCCCCAGCGTCGAGGGCGCGCGTCGAGGCATTGCCGATCAGCGCGCACTCGCGGTCACGAACGGTCGCCGCGCCGACGACCTTAAGTTCATCCAGGGAATGTCCTTTGTGATCGGCAGCACCGAGGAAGAGGCACAGCGCAAGGCGGCGGAGATCGACGAGTGGGTCAGCTACGAGGGGTTGGCCGCCCACATCAGCCGAGACATGGGCATCGACCTCGCTAAGTACGACCCCACCATGCCGATCGAGCAGACCGACGCAGTCGGAATTCAGGGCTACGCTCGCGTCTTCGAAGACGCCAACCCGGGAAGGAAGGCCACGGTGGCCGACGTCGCCGGGGCGCTGTCGTACAACCTCCGTATGGTCGGCACGCCGGAGTCGATCGCGGATCGTCTGGAGGAATGGCAGGACGCCGGAATCGATGGCATCAACGTAATCGCCCAGTACTTCCCGGGGTCCTACCGCGAGTTTGTTGAGCACGTCATCCCTGTTCTGCAGGAGCGCGGCCTCGCCCAGCGTGAGTATGAACCGGGAACTCTGCGCGAGCGGCTCTTCCCTGACACGGACGGGCGGCTGCCCGACCGCCATCCGGCAGCCGCCTACCGCGGGGCGTTCGAACCCGAAGAGGTCCTCAGCACCCACGGGACAGGCGCCGGCTGGCACTGA
- a CDS encoding flavin reductase family protein, with amino-acid sequence MNHDTNVPARPISPDPSRAVDPMLFRDGMRKLASGVALVTTRSDAGPAGLAATAVSSVSFDPPSLLVCVNKSASAHDPIVTEGRFTVNVLSTEHGEVLDAFARSRSRAERFAHADWGSTASGLPSLTTALAVFECSVTQRLEYGTHSIIVGNVVDASNDPGATEPMIYLDRQTRALAVAPS; translated from the coding sequence ATGAACCACGACACGAACGTGCCAGCGCGACCTATCTCGCCAGACCCATCAAGAGCTGTGGATCCGATGCTGTTCAGAGACGGGATGCGAAAGCTAGCCTCCGGCGTGGCGCTCGTCACGACTCGGAGTGATGCGGGTCCGGCGGGGCTCGCGGCGACTGCGGTCAGCTCCGTGAGCTTCGATCCGCCGTCGTTGCTCGTGTGCGTGAACAAGAGCGCCTCCGCACATGACCCGATCGTGACCGAAGGTCGGTTCACCGTAAACGTGCTCTCCACCGAGCATGGCGAGGTGCTCGACGCTTTCGCGCGGAGCCGGAGTCGTGCGGAACGGTTCGCCCACGCCGACTGGGGCAGCACTGCCAGTGGCCTTCCGTCGCTGACCACTGCGCTCGCGGTGTTCGAGTGCAGCGTTACGCAACGACTCGAGTACGGAACCCACTCGATCATCGTCGGCAACGTCGTCGATGCCTCGAACGACCCCGGTGCCACAGAGCCGATGATCTATCTCGATCGGCAAACCCGCGCACTGGCTGTCGCACCTAGCTAA
- a CDS encoding helix-turn-helix domain-containing protein → MAYWTLDSLAPRERFPYWREVLCQAFTPLAADVDREKAFGHSGWVRSMPVSDTNGAEIASRSQVISHGPREVRRTDRHHIFVNVMLEGSCIVEQDGRCASIASGGYSVVDTTREYRQLYVEDSQRGRWRALSYRLPRESVIDQLFEPLASTAELHSAAQGGMAALALSTMLNVWRNAEQLDRRGMLAAETSLHAVLVAAMNKGTPHAERADRAARDAAMRAAVERHIEAGLQGRDLSATSTARAFSISVRKLHGLFEQADRSYAQTVKHMRVRACAEDLMSGTAGAMTDIALRWGFSDLSHLNRTFRSEYGCLPSALRRAAPRSSPSGSVIERQRG, encoded by the coding sequence ATGGCGTACTGGACTCTGGACTCGCTGGCGCCACGGGAACGCTTCCCGTACTGGCGTGAGGTGCTCTGCCAAGCCTTCACTCCTCTTGCAGCGGACGTGGACCGCGAAAAGGCGTTCGGTCACTCCGGCTGGGTGCGTTCGATGCCCGTGTCCGACACGAACGGCGCGGAGATCGCCTCACGCAGCCAGGTGATCTCCCACGGCCCACGCGAGGTCCGTCGTACTGATCGGCACCACATCTTCGTCAATGTCATGCTCGAGGGTTCGTGCATCGTCGAGCAGGATGGACGCTGCGCCTCGATCGCGTCGGGTGGTTACTCCGTTGTCGACACGACCCGGGAGTACCGACAGCTGTACGTGGAGGACTCCCAGCGAGGGCGGTGGCGGGCTCTTTCGTACCGTCTGCCTCGTGAGTCGGTGATCGATCAGCTGTTTGAGCCGCTCGCCTCAACGGCCGAGTTGCACAGTGCTGCGCAAGGGGGGATGGCTGCCCTGGCCCTATCGACAATGCTCAACGTCTGGCGCAACGCCGAACAGCTCGATCGAAGAGGGATGCTGGCCGCCGAGACATCGCTCCACGCGGTTCTCGTCGCGGCGATGAACAAAGGCACCCCCCACGCCGAACGTGCCGATCGGGCCGCACGCGACGCAGCGATGCGCGCCGCCGTCGAGCGCCACATCGAGGCTGGCCTCCAAGGCCGCGATCTCTCGGCAACGTCGACCGCGCGCGCGTTCTCCATCTCGGTTAGAAAGTTGCACGGGCTGTTCGAGCAGGCAGATCGCAGTTACGCGCAGACGGTGAAGCACATGCGAGTCCGCGCTTGCGCCGAAGATCTGATGTCGGGGACAGCCGGCGCTATGACCGACATCGCGTTGAGATGGGGGTTCAGCGACCTGTCTCACCTCAACCGGACATTTCGAAGCGAGTATGGATGCCTGCCTTCGGCATTACGGCGAGCGGCTCCGCGATCGAGTCCCTCGGGTTCCGTCATTGAGCGACAGCGCGGCTGA
- a CDS encoding MerR family transcriptional regulator, whose amino-acid sequence MTTNENGTAGLTVAQMAAATGVSAHTLRYYERAGLIHPVARTSANQRRYSEADLEWLRFLLRLRETGMPIAQMREYADLRAEGPSTLGSRLALLETHQGELRERIAVLERHEQALDSKISTYRHDLAQQRAHDFVEGADIHD is encoded by the coding sequence GTGACGACGAACGAGAACGGGACCGCGGGTCTGACGGTCGCGCAGATGGCAGCTGCGACCGGGGTGTCGGCCCACACGCTGCGCTACTACGAGCGAGCCGGGCTGATCCACCCGGTCGCGCGAACCTCAGCGAACCAGCGCCGGTACTCCGAAGCGGACCTCGAATGGTTGCGGTTCCTGCTGCGGCTGCGCGAGACGGGCATGCCGATCGCGCAGATGCGCGAATACGCCGACTTGCGCGCCGAGGGTCCTTCAACCCTCGGCTCGAGGCTGGCGCTGCTCGAAACCCATCAAGGAGAGCTCCGCGAGCGGATCGCCGTGCTCGAGCGGCACGAGCAAGCCCTCGACAGCAAGATCTCGACCTACCGCCACGACCTCGCGCAACAGCGCGCCCACGATTTCGTGGAAGGAGCAGACATCCATGACTGA
- a CDS encoding carboxymuconolactone decarboxylase family protein encodes MTEATTREERYKMGRTVLDAVDGTAGANVIDSLQDIAPELGHQVVAWGFGEIYARPELAPRDRQLVTLGMLTALGGCEPQLEVHINAALNVGLAPQQIVEALLHSAVYCGFPRALNATFVAKKVFTERGLLPRP; translated from the coding sequence ATGACTGAAGCCACAACTCGCGAGGAACGCTACAAGATGGGACGAACGGTCCTCGACGCGGTCGACGGAACCGCCGGGGCGAACGTGATCGATTCGCTGCAGGACATCGCCCCCGAACTCGGTCACCAGGTCGTCGCATGGGGATTCGGCGAAATCTACGCGCGACCCGAACTCGCTCCGCGCGACCGCCAACTCGTCACCCTTGGCATGCTGACGGCGCTCGGGGGTTGCGAACCACAGCTGGAGGTCCACATCAATGCGGCCCTCAACGTCGGCCTGGCCCCGCAGCAGATCGTCGAAGCGCTCCTGCACTCCGCCGTCTACTGCGGATTCCCACGCGCGCTGAACGCGACCTTCGTCGCGAAGAAGGTCTTCACCGAACGGGGCCTCCTTCCGCGTCCCTGA